A stretch of the Haloarcula ordinaria genome encodes the following:
- a CDS encoding DICT sensory domain-containing protein, translating into MSLSELIAGVEAHEQTLTVYNAGAAASDELRAQFADRNIRVETERTESGRPDEFVTLSDDGEVVTATSLASFRDELSSMDSTDGSDNPYRSLLDHLDETMFTSWSIDRLVAASREIEDRAWRVGTGALHAGFQTTSTLKGELDLYTRLGETDVDVHAYAYPDTDPPDQDRFTLHLERSSEIAESWFVVFDGGGDDEQKSALLAEEREPRAFYGFWTYDPTTVDYILRHLESTYGFVEQ; encoded by the coding sequence ATGTCGCTCTCCGAACTCATCGCCGGCGTCGAGGCCCACGAGCAGACGCTTACCGTCTACAACGCCGGCGCGGCCGCCAGCGACGAGTTGCGAGCGCAGTTCGCCGACCGGAACATCCGCGTCGAGACAGAACGGACCGAGAGCGGGCGGCCCGACGAGTTCGTCACACTGAGCGACGACGGGGAGGTCGTCACCGCGACCAGTCTCGCCTCCTTTCGCGACGAACTCTCGTCGATGGATTCGACTGACGGCAGTGACAACCCGTACCGGTCGCTCCTCGACCACCTCGACGAGACGATGTTCACCTCGTGGTCCATCGACCGCCTGGTGGCGGCGTCCCGGGAGATAGAGGACCGGGCCTGGCGCGTCGGGACGGGGGCCCTGCACGCGGGCTTTCAGACCACGTCCACGCTGAAGGGGGAACTCGACCTCTACACGCGGCTGGGTGAGACGGACGTCGACGTCCACGCCTACGCCTATCCGGACACCGACCCGCCGGACCAGGACCGGTTCACGCTCCACCTCGAGCGGTCGAGCGAGATCGCGGAGTCCTGGTTCGTCGTCTTCGACGGCGGCGGCGATGACGAACAGAAGAGCGCCTTGTTGGCCGAGGAGCGAGAGCCGAGGGCGTTCTACGGGTTCTGGACGTACGACCCGACGACGGTGGACTACATCCTGCGCCACCTGGAGTCGACCTACGGGTTCGTCGAGCAGTGA
- a CDS encoding 2-oxoacid:acceptor oxidoreductase subunit alpha, whose translation MTDNELIWRIAGGSGDGIDSTSQNFAKALMRSGLHVFTHRHYPSRIRGGHTYVEVRAKDEPVQSRGDGYNFLLALGDSFARNPQEEAYYGKEELKPLYENFDELREGGVLLYDQGLLDEEDVDEVGLEEAAAENGWEVVPMDLRGIAKEHGREIMRNTAGIGATAAILDIDTAPFENLIEQNMDGDMQEANLNVLHDAYEAAAELDVDHDIEMPENTHDEEQVILSGSNAISYGALDEGCRFISGYPMTPWTDVFTIMSQHLSNFGGISEQVEDEIAAAALALGASHAGVKAMSGSSGGGFALMSEPLGLAEMTETPIVLLEAMRAGPSTGMPTKPEQADLEHVLYTSQGDSARIVFAPANIRECYTQTRSAFRIAYDYQIPTIVIYDQKIQGELRNLPASHFDEEPNADPGSVLTEEEIEEAAHHSSGKFKRFLHEPEDGSNVSPRSIPGQKNGRFLATGNEHNEEGHISEDPQNRIAQMNRRLGKLDDIRADLDETAGHQTYYGPDEADYGILVWGSQQDTAFEAVDRLNENGHSVKALGVSDMMPYPVEQVSEFLESVDEALVVEMNATAQFRGLTQKEIGKYGDKMSSLLKYNGNPFEPAEIVDGFESSINGEDLAATNLKYLPAAGD comes from the coding sequence ATGACAGACAACGAACTAATCTGGCGCATCGCAGGCGGTTCCGGGGACGGAATCGACTCGACGAGCCAGAACTTCGCGAAGGCCCTGATGCGCTCGGGACTTCACGTGTTCACACATCGCCACTACCCATCGCGGATCCGGGGTGGCCATACGTACGTGGAGGTACGGGCAAAGGACGAACCGGTACAGTCACGCGGCGACGGCTACAACTTCCTGCTCGCCCTGGGCGACTCGTTCGCACGGAACCCCCAGGAAGAGGCCTACTACGGGAAGGAAGAGCTCAAACCGCTGTACGAGAACTTCGACGAACTCCGCGAGGGCGGCGTCCTGCTGTACGACCAGGGCCTCCTCGACGAGGAAGACGTCGACGAGGTCGGCCTCGAGGAGGCCGCCGCGGAGAACGGCTGGGAAGTCGTTCCGATGGACCTCCGTGGCATCGCAAAGGAACACGGACGGGAGATCATGCGGAACACCGCGGGTATCGGTGCGACCGCCGCCATCCTCGACATCGACACGGCGCCGTTCGAGAACCTCATCGAGCAGAACATGGACGGCGACATGCAGGAGGCGAACCTCAACGTCCTGCACGACGCCTACGAGGCGGCCGCGGAACTCGACGTCGACCACGACATCGAAATGCCCGAGAACACCCACGACGAGGAGCAGGTCATCCTCTCGGGGTCCAACGCCATCTCCTACGGTGCGCTCGACGAGGGCTGTCGGTTCATCTCCGGCTATCCGATGACCCCGTGGACCGACGTCTTCACCATCATGTCACAGCACCTGTCGAACTTCGGCGGCATCTCCGAGCAGGTCGAGGACGAAATCGCGGCGGCTGCGCTCGCACTCGGTGCGTCCCACGCCGGCGTCAAGGCCATGTCCGGGTCGTCCGGCGGTGGCTTCGCGCTGATGTCGGAACCGCTCGGCCTCGCCGAGATGACCGAGACGCCGATCGTGCTGCTAGAGGCCATGCGCGCCGGTCCGTCGACCGGGATGCCGACCAAACCCGAACAGGCCGACCTCGAACACGTCCTGTACACGTCCCAAGGTGACTCCGCACGGATCGTGTTCGCCCCAGCGAACATCCGCGAGTGTTACACGCAGACGCGCTCCGCGTTCCGTATCGCCTACGACTACCAGATTCCGACCATCGTCATCTACGACCAGAAGATACAGGGCGAGCTCCGGAACCTGCCCGCGAGCCACTTCGACGAGGAGCCGAACGCCGACCCCGGTTCGGTCCTCACCGAGGAAGAGATCGAGGAGGCGGCTCACCACTCCTCCGGGAAGTTCAAGCGGTTCCTGCACGAGCCGGAGGACGGCTCGAACGTCAGTCCGCGCTCGATCCCCGGGCAGAAGAACGGTCGGTTCCTCGCGACCGGCAACGAGCACAACGAGGAGGGCCACATCAGCGAGGACCCCCAGAACCGCATCGCGCAGATGAACCGTCGGCTCGGGAAGCTCGACGACATCCGCGCGGACTTAGACGAGACCGCGGGCCACCAGACCTACTACGGCCCCGACGAGGCCGACTACGGCATCCTCGTCTGGGGGAGCCAGCAGGACACGGCCTTCGAGGCCGTCGACCGGCTCAACGAGAACGGGCACTCCGTGAAGGCCCTGGGCGTCTCGGACATGATGCCCTACCCCGTCGAGCAGGTCAGCGAGTTCCTCGAATCCGTCGACGAGGCGCTCGTCGTCGAGATGAACGCCACGGCGCAGTTCCGCGGCCTCACGCAGAAGGAGATCGGCAAGTACGGCGACAAGATGTCGAGCCTCCTGAAGTACAACGGCAACCCCTTCGAACCCGCCGAGATCGTCGACGGGTTCGAGTCCAGCATCAACGGCGAGGACCTCGCCGCGACCAACTTGAAGTACCTCCCCGCAGCGGGTGACTAA